A single window of Syntrophus aciditrophicus SB DNA harbors:
- a CDS encoding PAS domain S-box protein has translation MSEEFENREQLLDEISSLRQRVKELEVSVASHKQSEERYRRLYDRMLHDEGMDGYAAINMDGYFRVSNAAFMKMVGYTAEELRGMIYLDLTPEKWRETERVIIQEQVLSENFSQVYEKELRRKDGSVFPVELRTYLIRSRNGQPSGMWAFVRDITVRKQSENILVAQRDLSLALAGTKSLQDTLQLCLDTAIQASGFDSGGIYILDSRKKSLDLACVRNLSDEFVDSINHVPADSERARVVMAGSPCYLEGADCDGVLKQEHFVREGIKSCSIIPISSQERIIACLNVASHVLEKIPPYARNALESIAGQIGLCIQKAQAEEELRDSEKKYRQLVDFLPIIVFECDKRGNITSTNRAAFKAFGYTQEDLGPGFNALQVIVPEEKERALHNIQRRINDEDVDTIEYTAVRKDGTTFPVRILSAPIIRNNKAVGLRGAIIDMTEIKLARKALQESEERWQFALEGSGDGVWDWNKQTGEVFYGSSD, from the coding sequence ATGAGCGAGGAGTTCGAAAACCGGGAACAATTGCTGGACGAGATTTCATCGCTGCGTCAGCGCGTTAAGGAACTTGAAGTATCCGTTGCATCGCATAAACAGAGCGAGGAACGCTATCGTCGGCTTTATGATCGCATGCTTCATGATGAGGGCATGGATGGATATGCCGCGATCAATATGGATGGTTATTTCCGAGTGTCCAATGCGGCCTTCATGAAGATGGTCGGATATACGGCTGAGGAACTGCGGGGAATGATCTACCTGGATCTGACACCTGAGAAGTGGCGCGAGACGGAAAGAGTCATCATTCAGGAACAGGTCCTTTCCGAAAATTTTTCCCAGGTTTATGAAAAGGAGTTACGACGGAAGGATGGGTCCGTCTTCCCTGTCGAACTCCGCACTTATCTGATCAGAAGCCGGAACGGCCAGCCATCCGGAATGTGGGCATTCGTTCGGGACATTACAGTGCGCAAGCAATCGGAAAATATTCTGGTCGCTCAACGGGATTTGTCCCTCGCACTGGCCGGTACAAAGTCGCTCCAGGATACCCTTCAGCTCTGTCTCGATACCGCCATTCAAGCGTCGGGTTTTGATTCCGGCGGGATCTATATTTTGGATTCCAGGAAGAAGAGTCTTGATCTTGCCTGTGTCCGGAATCTTTCGGATGAGTTTGTCGACTCCATCAACCATGTTCCCGCCGATTCAGAGAGGGCTCGGGTTGTGATGGCGGGCAGCCCCTGCTATCTTGAAGGAGCGGATTGCGACGGGGTCCTGAAGCAGGAGCACTTCGTCAGAGAAGGAATAAAATCGTGTTCCATCATCCCGATCAGCAGTCAGGAACGGATTATCGCCTGCCTGAATGTTGCGTCTCATGTGCTCGAAAAAATTCCACCTTACGCGCGCAACGCGCTGGAATCGATAGCGGGTCAGATTGGTCTTTGCATTCAGAAGGCTCAGGCCGAAGAAGAGTTGAGGGACAGCGAAAAAAAGTACAGACAACTGGTTGATTTTCTTCCAATAATTGTCTTCGAGTGTGATAAGCGGGGAAATATTACCTCCACAAATCGAGCTGCATTTAAAGCCTTTGGGTATACTCAGGAGGATCTTGGCCCAGGGTTTAATGCCCTGCAGGTCATTGTCCCCGAGGAGAAGGAACGAGCACTGCACAATATTCAGAGGCGCATTAATGACGAAGATGTCGACACAATTGAATACACAGCCGTGAGGAAGGACGGTACCACCTTCCCAGTCCGGATTTTATCGGCGCCGATTATCAGGAATAACAAGGCAGTTGGTTTGAGAGGGGCCATCATCGATATGACCGAAATCAAACTGGCCCGGAAGGCACTGCAGGAAAGCGAAGAACGCTGGCAGTTTGCCTTGGAAGGATCAGGTGACGGTGTCTGGGACTGGAACAAACAAACCGGAGAGGTTTTTTATGGTTCATCCGACTAA
- a CDS encoding ISL3 family transposase, with translation MSTSFLYHGFSLVGYDYVRTRYEGRSITFTIRHKRSKLCCPVCRSREIIMRGTTRRRFRSIPIGFKNVFFDLSVQRVGCLRCGSIRQVSLGFADPRFSYTRAFERYALELSKHMTIQDVAAHLSVSWDVIKEIQKRDLTKRFSRPFLKDLRRIAIDEISIRKGHRYLTVVLDMTKGTIVYVGDGKGADALDSFWKKVKRAEAKIEAVAMDMSPAYISAVSTHLPKATIVFDHFHVIKLFNDKLSGLRRDLYREAKDLLQKKVLKGTRWLLLKNPENLDSSKGEKARLNDALQLNQPLACAYYLKEDLRQVWFQPTKEKARLVLVDWIKRAETSGIKMLKKFAKSLAAFQSGILSYYDYRISSAPLEGTNNKIKTMKRMAYGFRDIEFFKLKIMAIHEAKYALVG, from the coding sequence ATGTCCACGAGTTTTCTTTACCACGGATTCAGCCTCGTCGGCTACGATTATGTTAGGACGCGATACGAAGGAAGAAGTATCACGTTCACCATACGCCACAAAAGGAGCAAGCTTTGCTGTCCAGTCTGTAGAAGCCGGGAGATCATCATGCGAGGAACGACCCGGAGACGGTTTCGAAGCATTCCCATCGGTTTCAAGAATGTGTTCTTCGATCTCAGCGTTCAGCGGGTGGGCTGCCTTCGTTGCGGCAGTATTCGTCAAGTGTCGCTGGGATTTGCTGATCCCCGGTTTTCTTACACCCGTGCTTTTGAGCGATATGCCTTGGAATTGTCGAAACACATGACAATCCAGGATGTAGCTGCACATCTGTCGGTATCCTGGGACGTGATCAAGGAAATTCAGAAACGGGATTTGACGAAGAGGTTTTCCAGACCTTTTCTGAAGGATCTTCGGAGAATTGCCATCGATGAGATCTCGATTCGCAAGGGGCATCGGTATCTGACTGTTGTTTTGGATATGACCAAAGGGACGATCGTCTATGTCGGTGATGGCAAGGGAGCCGATGCGCTTGACTCTTTCTGGAAAAAGGTCAAACGTGCCGAAGCCAAGATTGAAGCCGTTGCCATGGATATGTCTCCCGCTTACATCAGCGCTGTATCGACTCATCTTCCGAAAGCGACGATTGTTTTTGACCATTTTCATGTCATCAAGCTCTTCAACGACAAATTGTCCGGGCTAAGAAGAGACCTTTATCGAGAGGCAAAAGATCTCCTTCAGAAGAAAGTCCTGAAGGGCACCCGCTGGCTTCTCCTGAAAAATCCGGAAAATCTTGACTCATCCAAAGGTGAAAAGGCCCGCTTGAACGATGCCCTCCAGCTAAATCAGCCACTTGCATGCGCCTATTACCTGAAAGAAGATCTCCGACAGGTCTGGTTTCAGCCAACAAAGGAAAAAGCACGCCTGGTATTGGTTGATTGGATCAAGAGGGCGGAAACTTCCGGGATAAAAATGTTGAAAAAGTTTGCGAAGTCACTTGCTGCATTTCAATCCGGTATCCTCTCTTATTATGATTACCGCATCTCGTCGGCTCCCTTAGAAGGCACAAACAACAAAATCAAAACCATGAAACGGATGGCTTATGGGTTCCGGGATATCGAATTCTTCAAACTTAAAATCATGGCCATTCATGAAGCCAAGTACGCTTTAGTCGGATGA
- a CDS encoding hybrid sensor histidine kinase/response regulator, with protein sequence MNLFYSLRWKRMLGYTESEVGNTPDEWDKRVHPEDRKRCQEVLEAHLSGKTPVYESEYRLLCKNGTYKWIMDRGTVINRTADGKPLRVIGTHADITRRRLMEDELRESRQRLADIINFLPDATLVIDRESRVISWNQAIEKMTGISAEEMLGKGNYEYALPFYGERRPILIDHALRPDMQAKKQYTAFYRAGEILFGQSCVSALPSGELHLSASASVLRDSRGEIIAAIECIRDNTELKKLQDRLNRAEKMEGLGRLAGGVAHDLNNVLGVLVGYSELLAETVPGDSPLKRYAKNILQSGMRGAAIVQDLLTLARRGVVVSEVINLNQVIADSIKTPEYEMLKFDHPDVRIRTHLAEGLLNIKGSPIHLSKTVMNLIVNAAEAVSGCGDVTIRTENRYLDMPVRGYGSIQEGDYAVLSISDTGSGISADDLDKIFEPFYTKKVMGKSGTGLGLAVVWGTVKDHNGYIDVHSEEGKGTTFAIYFPVTSEGRTEAGKVIPPESYAGGGESILVVDDIPEQREMALSMLKRLGYRVDAVPGGEAAVDYLRSQAMDLVVLDMIMPPGMDGLETYERILEINPAQKAIIVSGFSRTERVEKAQKLGAGAYVRKPYILENLGLAVRKELDR encoded by the coding sequence ATGAACCTTTTTTATTCTCTCCGCTGGAAGAGAATGCTCGGTTATACAGAAAGTGAAGTTGGAAACACCCCTGACGAGTGGGACAAACGTGTCCATCCCGAGGACAGGAAACGTTGCCAGGAAGTGCTGGAAGCGCATTTAAGCGGAAAAACGCCGGTTTATGAAAGTGAATATCGCCTTCTATGCAAGAACGGCACTTATAAATGGATTATGGATCGCGGGACAGTCATTAATCGGACGGCAGACGGGAAACCGCTACGCGTTATTGGAACGCATGCAGACATCACCAGGCGCAGACTGATGGAGGATGAATTGCGGGAATCGAGGCAGAGGCTTGCCGACATCATCAACTTTCTTCCCGACGCAACCCTGGTCATCGACAGGGAAAGCCGGGTCATTTCCTGGAATCAGGCGATAGAAAAAATGACGGGGATCAGCGCGGAAGAAATGCTCGGCAAGGGCAACTACGAGTATGCCCTTCCTTTTTACGGGGAAAGAAGGCCGATTCTCATCGATCACGCTCTTCGTCCGGATATGCAGGCGAAAAAACAATACACGGCCTTTTACAGAGCGGGAGAGATTCTTTTCGGGCAATCCTGTGTGTCCGCACTTCCTTCCGGCGAACTCCATCTCTCCGCATCGGCATCTGTTCTGCGGGATTCCCGGGGAGAGATCATTGCCGCCATTGAATGCATCCGGGATAATACCGAACTGAAAAAACTGCAGGACCGTCTGAACCGCGCCGAAAAGATGGAAGGGCTGGGAAGGCTGGCCGGAGGCGTAGCGCATGATCTCAATAATGTCCTGGGGGTCCTGGTGGGATATTCGGAACTGCTTGCGGAAACCGTTCCCGGTGACAGCCCCTTGAAAAGGTATGCGAAAAACATCCTGCAATCCGGGATGAGGGGGGCGGCGATCGTTCAGGATCTTTTGACGCTGGCCAGGAGAGGGGTGGTCGTATCAGAAGTGATCAATCTGAACCAGGTGATTGCCGATTCCATCAAAACGCCGGAATATGAAATGCTGAAATTCGATCATCCGGATGTGCGGATTCGCACCCATCTGGCGGAGGGACTCCTGAATATCAAGGGTTCCCCCATCCATTTAAGCAAAACGGTGATGAATCTGATTGTCAACGCCGCGGAGGCTGTCTCCGGTTGCGGCGACGTGACAATACGGACGGAGAATCGTTACCTGGACATGCCTGTCCGGGGGTACGGCTCGATCCAGGAGGGGGATTACGCCGTCCTGTCCATATCGGACACGGGCAGCGGCATTTCTGCGGACGATCTGGACAAGATATTTGAACCCTTCTACACCAAAAAAGTCATGGGGAAAAGCGGGACGGGGCTGGGGCTGGCCGTTGTCTGGGGGACCGTTAAGGATCATAACGGCTACATCGACGTACATAGTGAAGAGGGAAAAGGGACGACCTTCGCAATTTATTTTCCCGTGACCAGCGAGGGAAGAACGGAAGCGGGCAAGGTGATACCCCCTGAATCCTATGCCGGCGGGGGTGAGTCGATTCTGGTGGTGGATGATATTCCCGAACAGAGGGAAATGGCGCTCAGCATGCTCAAAAGGCTCGGGTATCGGGTTGATGCGGTTCCCGGCGGTGAAGCGGCGGTTGATTATCTCCGCTCCCAGGCGATGGATCTTGTGGTGCTGGACATGATCATGCCCCCAGGTATGGATGGTCTGGAAACTTATGAGCGGATTCTGGAAATCAACCCGGCGCAGAAGGCGATCATCGTCAGCGGGTTTTCCCGGACGGAACGGGTGGAAAAAGCGCAGAAACTCGGGGCCGGAGCTTACGTCCGGAAACCCTATATCCTGGAAAACCTCGGGCTGGCGGTTCGGAAGGAACTCGACCGGTGA
- a CDS encoding ATP-binding protein encodes MADENEEYLMETRFSAEHIGLKLLEKKIITEQQFEDALRRQKSRGGGLGDVLIELGYLTEERLNQLLNAFPSVPKTIEDTGLDASFLADLVLKHSLSLREFRLADMVRRVKLPLSIVDSIVETLQREKMLEVKGGDGLARATYRFSITGIGENRAAGLLEICRYVGPAPVSLSDYREKVLTQSIQRVVVNPLTLKNALSHLVINPDLLKALGPALTSGQTIFLYGPTGNGKSSIAEAIGNVLPGTIFVPYAVYVEGELITVFDPVNHVPAPSETEDGKMDHRWLQIRRPVIMTGGELTLRTLDLEFNPISKFYIAPLQMKANNGLFIIDDFGRQQIEPKMLLNRWIVPLEKRVDFLTLHTGMKFSIPFDQLVIFATNLKPMELADEAFLRRIRYKIFIDYPSKEDFEVIFRKACEMKNVAFDPKAFQFLQDIYEKLGIQRSANHPRDLLEHIIDQSRYYGQEPELTVEGVSAAWEQNFIKNF; translated from the coding sequence ATGGCTGACGAAAACGAAGAATACCTCATGGAAACGAGATTTTCCGCGGAACATATCGGTTTGAAGCTTCTGGAGAAAAAAATCATTACGGAACAGCAGTTCGAAGATGCTCTGCGGAGACAGAAAAGCAGGGGGGGCGGCCTAGGCGATGTCCTCATCGAGTTGGGATATCTGACGGAAGAACGTCTGAACCAGCTTTTAAATGCCTTCCCTTCTGTGCCGAAGACTATTGAGGATACCGGTCTTGATGCCTCTTTCCTGGCCGACCTGGTTCTGAAGCACAGTTTATCTCTGAGGGAATTCAGGCTGGCCGATATGGTGAGAAGAGTAAAACTCCCCCTGTCGATCGTGGATTCTATAGTGGAAACCCTGCAGAGGGAAAAAATGCTTGAAGTAAAAGGTGGAGACGGGCTGGCCCGGGCGACTTATCGTTTCTCCATTACGGGGATCGGTGAAAACCGGGCCGCGGGGCTTCTGGAAATCTGCCGCTATGTCGGACCCGCTCCGGTTTCCCTGAGTGATTACCGGGAAAAAGTCCTGACTCAGTCGATCCAGAGGGTTGTTGTGAATCCCCTTACCCTCAAAAACGCCTTATCCCATCTGGTCATCAACCCGGATCTCCTGAAAGCCCTGGGGCCGGCCTTGACTTCAGGGCAGACGATCTTCCTTTACGGTCCCACGGGAAACGGCAAAAGCTCCATCGCCGAGGCCATAGGCAATGTCCTTCCCGGAACCATCTTTGTTCCCTATGCAGTCTATGTTGAAGGGGAATTGATTACGGTTTTCGACCCAGTCAACCATGTCCCCGCACCATCTGAAACAGAAGACGGCAAGATGGACCACCGGTGGCTGCAGATCAGACGGCCGGTGATCATGACAGGCGGCGAACTGACTCTGAGAACCCTGGATCTGGAGTTCAACCCCATTTCGAAATTCTACATCGCCCCTCTCCAGATGAAGGCCAACAATGGTCTCTTTATCATCGACGATTTCGGGAGGCAACAGATCGAGCCTAAAATGCTGCTGAACCGATGGATCGTTCCCTTGGAGAAGAGAGTCGATTTCCTTACCCTCCATACCGGGATGAAGTTCTCGATTCCCTTTGATCAACTGGTCATCTTCGCGACCAATCTCAAACCCATGGAGCTTGCGGACGAGGCTTTTCTGAGAAGAATCCGGTACAAGATCTTTATCGACTATCCCTCAAAGGAGGATTTCGAAGTCATTTTCAGGAAAGCATGTGAGATGAAAAACGTGGCATTCGATCCCAAGGCTTTTCAATTTCTTCAGGACATTTACGAGAAACTCGGCATTCAGAGGAGCGCAAACCACCCGCGGGATCTCCTTGAACACATCATCGATCAGTCCCGCTATTACGGGCAGGAACCGGAATTGACCGTAGAAGGGGTCAGCGCGGCGTGGGAGCAGAATTTCATTAAAAATTTCTGA
- a CDS encoding aspartate aminotransferase family protein, with the protein MTTKRTIEMEDRHMPAFFKKIPVSIERGEGVTVWDEEGNRFLDFTAGWGVTCLGHAHPVITRALLEQSGKILQGPMAGATYSPERARLLSLLVSILPPNLTRIFFSNSGAESNDAAIKLARKVTGRPDIASALQGFHGRMTSTAATLVRATRPEQPTALTPGNRFVPYGDIAALDAALDDQVAAVLLEPIQSEGGVRIPPDSYLGEVSRLCRANGSLLIIDEVTTGFCRTGPMFAIDPLKIDVDFLTMAKGIAGGFPFGAFALSEEVAARLEHGDHGGTYCGNPVGCAVAHAVIACLIGSNISANVKEMGVLALKQMEKWRQTWPDAVVDVRGRGLLLAVEFRDEGIASRINGDCFSRGLLIRQTLGSIIRIFPALNIRREEMEGGLAILEKAIGNAVTAS; encoded by the coding sequence ATGACAACGAAAAGAACCATCGAGATGGAAGATCGTCACATGCCGGCCTTCTTCAAAAAGATACCCGTATCCATCGAGCGGGGGGAAGGAGTCACCGTATGGGATGAAGAAGGCAACCGCTTTCTCGATTTCACGGCGGGATGGGGGGTCACCTGCCTGGGTCACGCCCATCCGGTCATCACCCGGGCCCTCCTGGAACAGAGCGGGAAAATTCTGCAGGGTCCCATGGCAGGGGCCACCTACTCCCCGGAGCGGGCCCGTCTGTTGTCTCTCCTGGTTTCAATCCTGCCTCCGAATCTGACGCGGATCTTCTTTTCCAACAGCGGCGCGGAATCCAACGATGCGGCCATCAAACTGGCGCGCAAGGTTACGGGCAGGCCTGACATCGCCTCCGCCCTTCAAGGTTTCCACGGACGGATGACCAGCACGGCCGCGACTCTGGTTCGAGCCACCCGACCTGAACAACCGACGGCACTCACCCCGGGCAACCGGTTCGTCCCCTATGGCGATATCGCCGCTCTTGATGCGGCCCTCGACGATCAGGTGGCGGCTGTCCTTCTGGAGCCTATTCAAAGTGAAGGCGGGGTCCGGATTCCTCCAGATTCCTATCTGGGAGAAGTGAGCAGGCTGTGCCGGGCCAATGGCAGCCTCCTCATCATCGATGAAGTCACGACAGGATTCTGCCGCACCGGCCCGATGTTTGCCATTGACCCGCTGAAGATCGACGTCGATTTTCTGACGATGGCCAAGGGCATTGCCGGAGGATTTCCCTTCGGCGCCTTCGCCCTGTCGGAAGAGGTGGCCGCCAGGCTCGAACACGGGGATCACGGCGGCACCTACTGCGGCAATCCCGTCGGCTGCGCAGTCGCACACGCCGTCATTGCCTGTCTGATCGGCTCCAACATCTCCGCCAACGTCAAGGAGATGGGCGTCCTGGCCCTGAAGCAGATGGAGAAATGGAGACAAACCTGGCCTGATGCCGTCGTGGATGTCCGTGGCCGTGGTCTGTTGCTGGCTGTGGAGTTCCGCGATGAGGGTATAGCCTCTCGTATCAACGGGGACTGTTTCAGCCGTGGTCTTCTGATCCGGCAGACCCTGGGTAGTATCATCAGGATTTTCCCGGCCCTGAACATTCGGCGGGAAGAAATGGAAGGAGGACTCGCTATCCTGGAAAAAGCAATAGGAAACGCCGTAACGGCAAGCTGA
- a CDS encoding YggS family pyridoxal phosphate-dependent enzyme — protein MIEEAIRNNIAEIRERIAGAATRAGRQVSEIRLMAVTKKVQESRIGQALEAGIDLCGENYIQEGKTKIEAIGHPPQWHMIGHLQTNKAKYAVRLFDMVQSVDRLELAIELERRARAAGRVLPVLIEVNSGGELTKSGVAPEEAESLIRSIALLENIAIEGLMTMPPWFENPETARPYFAALRTLRDRIAAERIDRVSLRELSMGMTDDYEVAIEEGATIVRIGRGIFGERKP, from the coding sequence ATGATCGAGGAAGCAATCAGGAATAATATCGCGGAAATCCGCGAACGCATCGCCGGAGCCGCAACCCGAGCAGGGCGACAGGTCTCGGAGATCCGGCTGATGGCTGTCACAAAAAAAGTGCAGGAAAGTCGGATCGGTCAGGCCCTGGAGGCCGGCATCGATCTCTGCGGAGAAAATTACATCCAGGAAGGCAAAACAAAGATCGAAGCGATCGGCCATCCTCCGCAGTGGCACATGATCGGCCATCTTCAGACCAACAAGGCCAAGTACGCCGTCCGGCTCTTCGATATGGTCCAGTCCGTGGACCGTCTCGAACTGGCCATTGAGCTGGAGCGCCGCGCCAGGGCGGCAGGCCGGGTTCTTCCTGTCCTGATCGAGGTGAACAGCGGAGGAGAACTGACAAAGAGCGGCGTCGCCCCGGAGGAAGCCGAATCGCTGATCCGCAGCATCGCCCTTCTGGAGAACATCGCCATTGAGGGATTGATGACCATGCCGCCCTGGTTTGAAAATCCGGAAACAGCCCGCCCTTACTTCGCCGCTCTGCGGACGCTGCGGGATCGGATTGCGGCGGAACGGATCGACCGGGTTTCCCTCCGGGAACTCTCCATGGGCATGACGGATGATTACGAAGTCGCCATCGAGGAGGGGGCCACGATCGTGCGCATCGGGCGGGGAATCTTCGGGGAAAGAAAACCATAA
- a CDS encoding Maf family protein, producing MPTSEKKECTFMGIMLTEKLILASASPRRAELLQLLGVDFEVIPSHMDETSRNDETPPEHVQRLSSEKAEMIAALFPDALVLGADTVVVIAGRMLGKPGNPGEARDMLKRLSGREHIVYTGFSLIQKKKGRRRTQVVRSAVLFKEIPEDEISWYVSSEEPYDKAGGYAVQGMGAFFIREIRGSYTNVMGLPLSEVVETLKDMGSLTFSGDQHDRGSNQE from the coding sequence ATGCCAACATCGGAAAAAAAGGAATGCACCTTTATGGGCATCATGCTGACGGAAAAACTGATTCTGGCCTCCGCTTCGCCGCGGCGGGCCGAGCTTCTCCAGCTTCTGGGCGTCGACTTTGAAGTCATCCCCAGCCACATGGATGAAACCTCCAGAAACGATGAAACCCCGCCGGAACACGTCCAGCGCCTTTCCAGCGAAAAGGCGGAGATGATCGCCGCCCTCTTCCCCGATGCTCTGGTTCTCGGCGCCGATACCGTCGTGGTGATTGCCGGCCGGATGCTGGGCAAGCCCGGTAACCCCGGAGAGGCGCGGGACATGCTCAAAAGGCTCAGCGGCCGGGAACACATCGTTTATACAGGCTTCTCGCTGATTCAGAAGAAGAAGGGACGCCGGAGAACCCAGGTTGTGCGGTCCGCGGTGCTCTTTAAAGAAATCCCCGAGGATGAAATCTCATGGTATGTCAGCTCCGAAGAGCCCTATGACAAGGCCGGGGGGTATGCCGTCCAGGGCATGGGGGCGTTCTTCATCCGGGAAATCCGAGGATCCTATACCAACGTGATGGGCCTTCCCCTCAGTGAAGTCGTTGAAACCCTCAAAGACATGGGAAGCCTCACCTTTTCAGGAGATCAACATGATCGAGGAAGCAATCAGGAATAA
- a CDS encoding mannose-1-phosphate guanylyltransferase, with product MYAVIMAGGKGARFWPRSREHKPKHLLDITGTRTIIQETVSRISSLIPPDRTLIITGAAHADELRRQLPEIPAENILVEPVGRNTAPCIGLAAIHIRRRAGDAVMAVLPSDHVIADDRVFLDTLAAAAEAAEREDALVTIGIKPTGPETGYGYIERGNPVGQIGGKLIYGVWSIREKPPLEQAMSFVEAGTFYWNSGMFIWKTSTILQAIETHLPDLHAGLLRLEAALGTEQYEVVLRDTYEETRSISIDYGVMEKADKVLVIPGNFAWSDVGSWDALWEFLEKDFAGNACRGEVIAVESADSLVYSPKKLVALVGVRDLIVVETDDALLICRRGDSQKVKSIVDILEEKNLKNYLE from the coding sequence ATGTATGCCGTGATCATGGCCGGCGGCAAGGGGGCCAGATTCTGGCCTCGGAGCCGCGAGCACAAGCCGAAGCACCTTCTGGACATTACGGGAACCCGGACCATCATTCAGGAAACGGTGAGCCGGATCTCCTCCCTGATCCCTCCGGATCGAACCCTGATCATCACGGGCGCCGCTCATGCCGATGAACTGAGACGGCAGCTCCCGGAAATTCCCGCGGAAAATATCCTGGTGGAACCCGTTGGCCGCAATACCGCCCCCTGCATCGGCCTCGCCGCAATCCATATCCGCCGTCGCGCGGGCGACGCCGTCATGGCGGTGCTGCCTTCTGACCATGTGATTGCCGATGACCGGGTATTCCTGGACACGCTGGCAGCCGCAGCCGAAGCAGCCGAGCGTGAGGACGCTCTGGTGACCATCGGCATCAAGCCAACCGGCCCGGAAACCGGTTACGGTTATATCGAAAGAGGAAACCCCGTCGGTCAGATCGGAGGGAAACTCATATACGGCGTATGGTCGATCCGTGAAAAGCCGCCGCTGGAGCAGGCCATGTCGTTTGTGGAAGCGGGAACCTTTTACTGGAACAGCGGCATGTTCATCTGGAAGACCTCCACCATTCTCCAGGCCATCGAAACGCACCTTCCCGATCTGCACGCGGGTCTGCTCAGGCTCGAAGCTGCACTGGGCACAGAACAGTATGAAGTCGTTCTGAGAGACACCTATGAGGAAACCCGTTCCATATCTATCGACTACGGCGTGATGGAAAAAGCGGACAAGGTCCTGGTCATCCCCGGAAACTTCGCCTGGTCGGATGTCGGAAGCTGGGACGCCCTCTGGGAGTTCCTGGAAAAAGATTTCGCGGGCAATGCCTGCCGCGGCGAGGTGATCGCTGTGGAATCGGCCGATTCCCTGGTCTACAGCCCCAAAAAGCTGGTCGCCCTCGTGGGGGTCAGAGATCTGATCGTCGTGGAAACGGATGACGCCCTGCTGATCTGTCGCAGGGGCGACTCCCAGAAGGTCAAATCGATCGTGGACATCCTGGAGGAAAAAAATCTCAAGAATTATCTGGAATAG
- a CDS encoding class I SAM-dependent rRNA methyltransferase — MKMNYPRLYLKPGREKALLHGHPWLFSGAVASVEGKRAPGDIVAVTDAGGRSLGLGFFNSRSDIIFRFLTADVDTRCDAHFWRERVRFAEALRRRILPPDTTACRLINAEGDGLPGLIVDRYDDVLVCSIATAGMEKNRTAVLDALTGVCSPRGIYERSEGRARRLEGLEERSGWIYGSCEEGKRIPVRENGLYFEVDIVGGQKTGFFLDQRSNRKGVAGLSRGMTLLNCFSYSGAFSVYAARGGAERVVSVDVSEGANDMARFHLKKNGFSTERHPVIRADVFSWLRETEEVFDGIILDPPAFAKSRKDIARSARGYKDINLQAMKHLQNGGLLWTFSCSSFMDEALFQKVVLGAACDTGKSVQLLKILGPGPDHPTSLAHMEGRYLKGLLLRVSDR, encoded by the coding sequence ATGAAAATGAACTATCCCCGTCTGTATCTCAAGCCCGGCCGGGAAAAGGCTCTGTTGCATGGTCATCCCTGGCTCTTTTCCGGGGCTGTGGCATCTGTTGAAGGAAAACGGGCTCCGGGAGATATCGTTGCCGTGACGGATGCCGGAGGCCGGTCCCTGGGGTTGGGTTTCTTCAATTCCCGTTCGGATATCATCTTCCGATTTCTCACCGCCGATGTTGACACACGATGCGACGCGCATTTCTGGCGGGAGCGGGTCCGGTTCGCCGAAGCATTACGACGGCGGATCCTTCCGCCGGATACGACGGCCTGCCGGCTGATCAATGCCGAAGGTGATGGCCTGCCCGGCTTGATTGTGGACCGCTATGACGATGTCCTCGTCTGTTCCATCGCTACGGCGGGCATGGAGAAAAACCGAACGGCTGTTCTGGATGCACTGACGGGTGTCTGTTCCCCCCGGGGAATCTATGAGCGCAGTGAAGGACGGGCCAGGCGGCTTGAGGGGCTGGAAGAACGCAGCGGCTGGATTTACGGGAGTTGCGAGGAAGGGAAGCGGATTCCCGTTCGGGAAAATGGTCTTTACTTCGAAGTCGATATTGTCGGGGGGCAGAAGACTGGGTTTTTTCTCGACCAGCGCTCTAACCGGAAAGGGGTGGCCGGACTCAGCCGGGGGATGACCCTGCTGAACTGTTTCTCCTATAGCGGGGCTTTTTCGGTTTACGCCGCCCGGGGCGGTGCTGAACGGGTCGTTTCCGTGGACGTGTCGGAAGGGGCGAACGACATGGCGCGGTTCCATCTGAAAAAGAACGGATTTTCCACTGAACGGCACCCGGTGATCCGCGCCGACGTCTTTTCCTGGCTGCGGGAAACGGAGGAGGTCTTTGACGGAATTATCCTCGATCCGCCGGCATTTGCCAAATCCCGCAAGGATATCGCCCGTTCCGCCAGAGGATACAAGGACATCAATCTCCAGGCTATGAAACATCTTCAAAACGGCGGGCTGCTGTGGACGTTTTCCTGCTCCAGCTTTATGGACGAGGCGCTTTTTCAGAAGGTGGTGCTGGGTGCTGCCTGCGACACGGGGAAAAGCGTCCAGCTGCTGAAGATCCTGGGTCCGGGACCGGACCATCCCACCAGCCTGGCCCACATGGAAGGCCGGTATCTCAAGGGGCTGCTGCTGAGGGTTTCCGATCGTTGA